The proteins below are encoded in one region of Fodinicurvata sp. EGI_FJ10296:
- a CDS encoding TAXI family TRAP transporter solute-binding subunit — MSALKKMIGAGALALALGATSVPAQSQTFLTIGGGSSGGAFFIISAGMARLIEQHNPELSVTSRATSATIENTRLLGNEQVEFALAADNGPWAAANSAEPFADEHYDNIRYIGAGYTSPFHLVVLDESEIETIDDFAGHRVGILAGMTAQDWFPRIAEVYGVDGEYETFTLRAAELFDSLRDGNIDVAIYSGSAPTASITDLATTHSVRFIPIAPEKAQEVAETHPFFFEYPIEGGIYPGTDEDVPSIGNAILFVTHTGVEDDVVYAVTRTLMENTEELRAIHPNAAAFNLDNVGRAMVVPVHPGAQRYYDEIGLDLTANQ; from the coding sequence ATGAGTGCTTTGAAAAAGATGATCGGCGCGGGTGCCCTTGCCCTCGCGCTCGGCGCCACGAGCGTCCCGGCGCAATCGCAGACTTTTCTGACCATCGGCGGCGGGTCGAGCGGCGGCGCGTTCTTCATAATTTCGGCCGGTATGGCGCGTTTGATCGAGCAGCATAATCCGGAATTGAGCGTTACATCGCGCGCAACGTCCGCCACGATCGAAAACACCCGCCTGCTTGGAAACGAACAGGTCGAATTCGCACTTGCAGCCGATAACGGGCCCTGGGCGGCAGCCAACTCCGCCGAACCCTTTGCCGACGAGCATTACGACAATATCCGCTATATCGGTGCCGGATACACGTCGCCGTTCCATCTGGTCGTCCTTGATGAAAGCGAGATTGAAACCATCGACGATTTTGCCGGTCATCGCGTCGGCATCCTGGCAGGGATGACGGCTCAGGACTGGTTTCCGCGCATCGCCGAGGTTTACGGCGTCGACGGAGAATACGAAACATTCACCCTGCGTGCCGCCGAACTTTTCGACTCATTGCGGGACGGCAACATAGACGTCGCCATCTATTCCGGCTCGGCGCCCACGGCTTCCATCACCGATCTTGCAACCACTCATTCGGTCCGGTTCATCCCGATCGCACCGGAAAAGGCGCAGGAAGTTGCCGAAACACATCCGTTCTTCTTCGAATATCCGATCGAAGGCGGCATCTATCCCGGCACCGATGAAGACGTCCCGTCGATCGGGAACGCGATCCTTTTTGTCACCCATACCGGGGTTGAGGACGACGTAGTCTATGCGGTGACCAGGACGCTGATGGAGAACACCGAAGAGCTTCGCGCGATCCACCCCAACGCAGCGGCGTTCAATCTGGACAATGTCGGCCGGGCCATGGTCGTACCCGTCCATCCGGGCGCCCAACGGTATTACGACGAAATCGGGCTCGATCTGACGGCCAATCAATAA
- a CDS encoding aspartate aminotransferase family protein, giving the protein MRNAATPSRRGRMVNGFDPATLHELRERTSAQIQRRMRLLGPAYRLFYRNPVEISRGSGVMLYDADGAEYLDAYNNVVPIGHCHPRVVEAVTRQMQTLCTHTRYIQEGILDYAEDLLGTFGGRIEHAMFTCTGSEANDLALRIAKHYTGKQGIIVTSEAYHGNSELTAGFSPSMGENSPLGAYVRRVPAPDSYRVDSNDIGGWMAGHVAAQIEDLQRRGDGLAAFIVDSAFSSDGVFSDPTTVLGPVAEVVRKAGGLFIADEVQSGFGRMGSDFWGYQRHGVDPDIVTMGKPMGNGYPVAGVAVAPEVVETFGHDMRYFNTFGGNSVAMAAAQATLDVIRDEGLLENAVRVGTVIRNGMSDLARKHDRIGDVRGAGLYTGVELVKDRSSKEPDAATALAAVNGLRERRVLISATGFNANTLKIRPPLVFSEANADQLLTELDAVLNEI; this is encoded by the coding sequence GTGAGAAACGCCGCCACACCCAGCCGCCGCGGCAGAATGGTCAATGGATTTGACCCCGCCACGCTCCATGAACTCCGCGAACGGACCAGCGCGCAGATCCAGCGTCGGATGCGTCTGCTCGGCCCGGCTTATCGCCTGTTCTACAGGAACCCGGTCGAGATCAGCCGTGGCTCGGGGGTGATGCTGTACGACGCGGACGGGGCGGAGTATCTGGACGCCTACAACAATGTTGTCCCGATCGGCCACTGCCATCCCCGCGTCGTCGAGGCCGTGACACGCCAGATGCAGACCCTGTGCACGCACACGCGCTACATCCAGGAAGGCATCCTGGACTACGCTGAAGACCTGCTCGGGACCTTCGGCGGCCGCATCGAGCACGCGATGTTCACGTGTACAGGATCGGAAGCCAACGATCTCGCGCTCCGTATCGCCAAGCATTATACCGGCAAGCAGGGCATCATCGTGACCTCGGAAGCCTATCACGGCAATTCCGAACTGACGGCGGGCTTCTCGCCATCGATGGGAGAGAATTCACCGCTCGGCGCTTATGTCCGCCGTGTCCCGGCACCCGATTCTTACCGCGTCGACTCAAATGACATCGGCGGGTGGATGGCCGGCCATGTCGCGGCACAGATCGAGGATCTTCAGCGGCGTGGCGACGGGCTGGCGGCGTTCATCGTGGATTCGGCCTTCTCGTCGGACGGCGTGTTTTCCGATCCGACGACGGTGTTGGGACCGGTTGCCGAGGTCGTGCGCAAGGCCGGTGGCCTGTTCATCGCCGACGAGGTGCAATCGGGCTTCGGGCGTATGGGGTCAGATTTCTGGGGATATCAACGGCACGGGGTCGACCCCGACATCGTCACCATGGGCAAGCCCATGGGTAATGGCTATCCCGTTGCCGGTGTCGCGGTCGCGCCGGAGGTTGTCGAGACCTTCGGCCACGACATGCGCTACTTCAATACCTTTGGCGGCAACAGCGTCGCGATGGCGGCCGCACAGGCGACCCTCGATGTAATCCGTGACGAGGGTTTGCTGGAAAACGCGGTGAGGGTCGGGACCGTCATCCGCAACGGCATGTCCGACCTCGCCAGAAAGCACGACCGGATCGGGGATGTGCGCGGCGCGGGTCTCTATACCGGTGTCGAACTGGTCAAGGATCGGTCGAGCAAGGAGCCCGATGCCGCCACTGCGCTGGCGGCGGTCAACGGCCTGCGCGAGCGTCGTGTCCTGATATCGGCGACCGGATTCAACGCCAACACGCTGAAGATCCGGCCGCCGCTGGTGTTCTCCGAGGCGAACGCCGATCAGTTGTTGACGGAACTGGACGCCGTCCTGAACGAAATCTGA
- a CDS encoding FAD-dependent oxidoreductase has protein sequence MNVVELKAPVAGRSRSWWFQDALQDTQANGAVAPGPSSPLTGEITADVTIVGGGFTGLWTALALSDRAPDVKVVILEADVCGSGASGMNGGKCHGYWGALPGLVGNLGADDALAVCRASSAAQDGIRDFVTSCGVDVWWREDGHAKVSTSPAQDKSLETIVRTAERLGVPDTAVPLDRDAIQAICGVSDYRKAVFFPEGANLHPARLVMALKQEALARGVRIFEKSAVTKVSAGSPGRVETAGGAVVSRDIVLAANTGLAGLRGIRDHVSVFSSYAVMTDPAPEEIDETGWNNGVGLSDLRMFIHYYRKTQDGRVLMGSGSGPIAYGGRDGGDAMSNDARSIERARGGIRRLLPALSEVGIASAWGGAIDVAADRLPFFRTFAGTRIHYACGFSGHGVNPSYIAGQCLTSLILNARDSWSALPFCTRPLPSLPPEPLRYLGGNLVRWGIMTREDAEDRQIRAPLLARAAASLPRVMGLKIGVR, from the coding sequence GTGAACGTGGTCGAACTGAAGGCGCCTGTGGCTGGTCGAAGCCGATCCTGGTGGTTCCAGGATGCGCTACAGGATACCCAGGCCAACGGGGCCGTTGCGCCGGGGCCATCCAGCCCTCTCACCGGTGAAATCACGGCGGACGTCACAATCGTCGGCGGCGGATTTACCGGCCTTTGGACCGCCCTGGCGCTGAGCGACCGCGCACCGGACGTCAAGGTCGTCATCCTCGAAGCCGATGTTTGCGGCAGCGGGGCCAGCGGCATGAACGGCGGCAAATGCCATGGCTATTGGGGCGCACTTCCCGGACTTGTCGGCAATCTCGGTGCCGACGATGCCTTGGCGGTCTGCCGCGCCTCATCGGCAGCCCAGGACGGCATCCGGGATTTCGTGACGTCATGCGGTGTCGATGTCTGGTGGCGGGAAGACGGCCATGCGAAAGTGTCGACCTCGCCGGCTCAGGACAAATCGCTGGAAACCATTGTCCGCACCGCCGAGCGCCTGGGCGTACCGGACACGGCGGTACCGCTCGATCGGGATGCCATTCAGGCCATCTGCGGCGTTTCGGATTACCGCAAAGCGGTTTTCTTTCCCGAAGGCGCCAATCTTCATCCGGCAAGGCTGGTGATGGCGCTCAAGCAGGAAGCCCTTGCCCGGGGTGTGAGAATTTTCGAGAAGAGTGCCGTCACAAAGGTCTCTGCCGGCTCTCCCGGGCGCGTGGAAACAGCAGGTGGCGCCGTCGTTTCCCGCGACATCGTGCTCGCCGCCAATACCGGCCTCGCCGGACTTCGCGGGATCCGGGACCATGTCTCCGTGTTTTCATCCTATGCCGTAATGACCGATCCCGCGCCCGAAGAAATCGACGAGACCGGATGGAACAACGGTGTCGGTCTTTCGGATTTGCGGATGTTCATTCACTATTACCGCAAGACGCAGGACGGGCGCGTGCTGATGGGTTCCGGGTCAGGCCCGATTGCCTATGGCGGCCGCGACGGCGGCGATGCAATGTCGAATGACGCTCGTTCGATCGAACGGGCGCGAGGCGGTATCCGGCGGCTATTGCCCGCCCTTTCCGAGGTCGGCATTGCTTCGGCCTGGGGCGGTGCGATCGATGTTGCGGCAGACCGCCTGCCGTTCTTCCGCACTTTCGCCGGCACCAGAATCCACTACGCCTGCGGATTCTCCGGTCACGGCGTCAATCCGTCATACATCGCAGGCCAGTGCCTGACGTCGCTGATACTGAACGCCAGGGATTCTTGGAGCGCCCTGCCCTTTTGCACGCGGCCGCTGCCGAGCCTTCCGCCCGAGCCACTGCGCTATCTGGGTGGAAACCTCGTGCGGTGGGGCATCATGACCCGCGAGGATGCCGAGGATCGGCAGATCAGGGCGCCGCTGCTTGCACGCGCTGCGGCATCGCTTCCCCGCGTCATGGGCTTGAAGATCGGAGTGCGTTAG
- a CDS encoding hydantoinase B/oxoprolinase family protein, whose amino-acid sequence MTVVQPSPAMQASPEAGSTVDPVTQEIVRNAMKSIAERVTRRMIRAANSFIVKEMEDCSASLLDARGQLIAEEAGPPIQLNTVGVCLKTILEHCIPASEWKPGDVVVTNDPFAGDGSLAATHSNDYLAFSPIFFDNELVAFAGLMVHHMDIGAMNMGSRGWGVDIYQEGLRVPPMKLVDGGRLEQKVMDVILTNTRVRDILENDLIAQFASVQVAVNEVDGLFRKYGKPVMLGCFNAMMDYSERRTRAELERIPDGTYTHEEPVLDDGAKGGPFWLRATITKKGGDVTIDLTGTDPQIAGPINCPLATTTAAIYYAMRCITDPTISGTEGCKRPVRIIAPEGTLVNAQSPAAVMQRMVVCHSLVDLIMGAFATVVPERVMGDSCGCLYNYSICDDPDTGRRTMFGEVVPGGLGANDRFDGIDAMACHVTNCHVPPIEAMEIEQPVLYLRRELRSGSGGAGRRRGGTGYVLAYKILGGRPQLHRTSQKSRSLPQGVGGGLPGDGGRWVINEGTDKERTLPYAIGDIEALETGDTVTHYTPGGGGFGDPHDRAPESVQRDVRFGFVTREEAQRLYGVTLDPATLEITKTAQ is encoded by the coding sequence ATGACCGTAGTTCAGCCATCACCGGCCATGCAGGCCTCGCCCGAAGCCGGTTCCACCGTCGACCCGGTGACGCAGGAGATCGTCCGCAACGCGATGAAATCGATCGCCGAGCGGGTGACGCGCCGCATGATCCGTGCCGCCAATTCCTTCATCGTCAAGGAGATGGAGGACTGCTCGGCATCGTTGCTCGATGCGCGCGGCCAGCTCATCGCCGAAGAAGCCGGTCCGCCGATCCAGCTCAACACGGTTGGCGTCTGCCTCAAGACGATCCTGGAGCACTGTATTCCCGCCTCGGAATGGAAGCCGGGCGACGTTGTCGTCACCAACGATCCGTTTGCGGGAGACGGCTCGCTCGCGGCCACCCACAGCAACGACTATCTGGCCTTCAGCCCGATCTTCTTCGACAATGAACTGGTCGCCTTCGCCGGACTCATGGTTCACCACATGGATATCGGCGCGATGAACATGGGGTCGCGCGGGTGGGGCGTCGACATCTACCAGGAAGGCCTGCGCGTCCCCCCGATGAAGCTCGTCGACGGCGGCCGTCTGGAACAGAAGGTCATGGATGTCATCCTGACCAACACACGGGTTCGCGACATCCTGGAAAACGATCTGATCGCGCAGTTCGCCAGTGTCCAGGTGGCGGTGAACGAGGTTGACGGACTTTTCCGGAAGTACGGCAAACCCGTCATGCTTGGCTGCTTCAACGCGATGATGGATTATTCCGAGCGCCGCACCCGCGCCGAACTGGAGCGCATTCCGGACGGGACTTATACCCACGAAGAGCCGGTGCTCGACGACGGCGCCAAGGGCGGTCCGTTCTGGCTGCGGGCGACGATCACCAAAAAGGGCGGCGATGTCACCATCGACCTCACGGGAACAGACCCGCAGATCGCGGGGCCGATCAACTGTCCGCTCGCGACCACGACGGCGGCGATTTACTATGCCATGCGCTGCATCACGGATCCGACAATTTCGGGCACCGAAGGCTGCAAGCGGCCGGTCAGGATCATTGCGCCCGAAGGCACCCTGGTCAATGCGCAGTCACCGGCGGCGGTCATGCAGCGCATGGTCGTCTGTCACAGTCTGGTCGACCTTATCATGGGGGCATTTGCCACCGTCGTTCCAGAGCGTGTAATGGGCGATAGCTGCGGCTGCTTGTATAACTATTCGATCTGCGACGATCCCGACACCGGCCGACGGACCATGTTCGGCGAGGTCGTGCCCGGCGGTCTTGGCGCGAATGATCGGTTCGATGGCATCGATGCCATGGCCTGTCACGTCACCAATTGCCATGTTCCGCCGATCGAGGCGATGGAGATCGAGCAGCCGGTGCTCTATCTCCGTCGGGAGTTGCGGTCGGGCTCCGGCGGCGCCGGACGCCGCCGCGGCGGCACCGGCTATGTTCTCGCCTATAAAATTCTTGGCGGACGTCCGCAGTTGCACCGGACGTCCCAGAAATCACGTTCGCTGCCCCAGGGCGTTGGCGGTGGCTTGCCGGGCGACGGCGGGCGCTGGGTCATCAACGAGGGGACGGACAAGGAGCGGACGCTGCCTTACGCCATCGGCGATATCGAGGCGCTGGAGACCGGCGACACCGTTACGCACTACACCCCCGGTGGCGGCGGGTTCGGCGATCCCCACGATCGTGCGCCGGAAAGCGTCCAGCGCGATGTCCGGTTCGGCTTCGTAACGCGTGAGGAAGCCCAGCGGCTATACGGCGTCACCCTGGATCCGGCGACGCTGGAAATCACCAAGACGGCTCAATGA
- a CDS encoding TAXI family TRAP transporter solute-binding subunit — protein MNKQKLLNAVAVAAIAGAIAGTAGLSAADARADVQISIGGGSSGGLYYITAAGMARVIERHADGVVATAQVSSGGAENTRLMEQGSLDCGLMTADTPYAAYNALDPFQDEQMQNIRYVTRGYSSTLQVIVNADGDVETVADLRGKRVGLAVGQTPRVWFPPVAAAYGLEMTEITPFVLGIGELMTSMRDDNIDAAVYWGGAPTGAVMDLEAGKDIRFLDISAEAIEEVIENEPYMIPLPLAAGVYDSVEEETSSLGIPNVLVCRADLDDEVVYQITRALMEHNEELAEVHPLAGQFGPENAGKSVVIPVHDGALRYYEEAGIAVEG, from the coding sequence ATGAACAAGCAGAAACTTCTCAACGCCGTTGCCGTCGCCGCTATTGCAGGCGCGATCGCGGGAACGGCCGGGCTATCGGCGGCTGATGCCAGAGCCGATGTCCAGATATCCATCGGCGGCGGAAGTTCCGGCGGCCTCTACTACATCACGGCCGCAGGGATGGCGCGGGTCATCGAGCGTCACGCGGACGGAGTCGTCGCCACCGCACAGGTCAGTTCCGGGGGCGCGGAAAACACCCGGCTGATGGAACAGGGATCGCTGGACTGCGGCCTGATGACCGCCGACACTCCCTATGCGGCCTATAATGCTCTGGATCCGTTTCAGGACGAGCAGATGCAGAATATCCGCTACGTCACGCGCGGCTATTCCTCGACGTTGCAGGTGATCGTCAACGCCGACGGCGACGTCGAGACGGTGGCTGATCTACGAGGCAAGCGCGTCGGCCTGGCCGTGGGTCAAACCCCGCGCGTGTGGTTCCCGCCGGTCGCTGCGGCCTATGGGCTCGAAATGACAGAGATCACACCGTTCGTGCTCGGCATCGGCGAATTGATGACGTCCATGCGCGACGACAATATCGATGCGGCCGTCTATTGGGGCGGTGCTCCCACCGGCGCCGTCATGGATCTGGAAGCCGGCAAGGATATCCGCTTTCTGGATATCAGCGCTGAGGCCATCGAAGAAGTCATCGAGAATGAACCCTACATGATCCCGCTGCCGCTGGCCGCCGGTGTCTATGACTCGGTCGAGGAAGAGACGAGCAGCCTGGGCATTCCCAATGTGCTCGTCTGCCGGGCGGATCTCGATGACGAGGTCGTCTATCAGATCACCAGAGCGCTGATGGAACACAATGAAGAGCTGGCCGAGGTGCATCCGCTCGCCGGCCAGTTCGGGCCGGAAAACGCCGGAAAAAGCGTCGTCATCCCCGTCCACGATGGCGCGCTCAGATACTACGAAGAGGCCGGTATCGCCGTCGAAGGCTAA
- a CDS encoding phosphotransferase: MTAAEDFVQAGGLAAAFVNMDENEAAALLADRYQLSGSLTRLATEKDDTFRVACGNGRRYILKCANPAEDVAEIELQLDLLRHIAPERSGLPVPRVIPTVRDETHFMYRDRAGQQRDIRLLSYLEGTILSETSCTADEREKIGKALAALRLAMAVFSHPAAGRDLAWDVRHLLRLEHLVDAIDDREGRNKLQAGLDRFAAFSDRIDACRCQVLHNDFSKSNIVVNHGSEDFVTGIIDFGDIVHTAIAVDVSTALLNQLPSQNLDDLFKDGRDVLRGYLTVADLTEEEVELIPHLVMGRVIARTLLTTWRAKLFPDNATYITRNTPQGWPQLDWFLQRSADEVSATLLSECGAC, encoded by the coding sequence ATGACGGCAGCAGAGGACTTCGTCCAGGCCGGCGGGCTGGCTGCCGCATTCGTCAATATGGACGAGAACGAGGCCGCAGCCCTGCTGGCCGACCGCTACCAATTGAGCGGCAGCCTGACCAGGCTGGCGACCGAGAAGGACGACACCTTCCGCGTGGCGTGCGGCAACGGCCGACGTTACATTCTGAAATGCGCGAATCCGGCGGAGGATGTGGCGGAGATCGAACTCCAGCTCGATCTGCTGCGCCATATCGCGCCGGAACGCAGCGGCCTGCCTGTCCCGCGCGTCATCCCCACGGTGCGGGACGAGACCCATTTCATGTATCGCGACCGTGCCGGTCAGCAACGCGACATCAGGTTGCTCTCCTACCTCGAAGGAACGATTCTCAGCGAAACGTCGTGTACCGCGGATGAGCGTGAGAAAATCGGAAAGGCATTGGCTGCATTGCGGCTGGCCATGGCCGTTTTCAGCCATCCAGCCGCCGGCCGGGACCTTGCCTGGGATGTCCGCCACCTGCTCAGGCTCGAACATCTCGTGGACGCGATCGACGACCGCGAAGGCCGCAATAAGCTCCAGGCCGGACTGGACCGTTTCGCGGCCTTCAGCGATCGGATCGACGCCTGCCGATGCCAGGTCCTGCACAATGATTTCAGCAAATCGAACATCGTCGTCAATCACGGCTCCGAGGACTTCGTCACCGGGATCATCGATTTCGGCGATATCGTCCACACGGCGATCGCCGTCGATGTCTCGACGGCACTGCTCAATCAACTGCCGTCGCAGAATCTGGATGATCTGTTCAAGGACGGACGCGATGTCCTGCGGGGATACCTGACCGTCGCCGACCTGACGGAAGAAGAAGTCGAGCTGATCCCGCACCTCGTGATGGGACGCGTCATAGCGCGCACCCTGTTGACAACGTGGCGCGCAAAGCTCTTCCCTGATAACGCGACCTATATCACACGCAACACGCCTCAGGGCTGGCCGCAGCTGGACTGGTTCCTGCAGCGATCGGCAGATGAGGTATCGGCAACGCTACTGTCGGAATGCGGGGCCTGCTGA
- a CDS encoding TRAP transporter permease, whose translation MEVTLPVHAEARPETGKSQSPEQSRVVEDAEGGLVRRLSTLSPFWLYLTSTLAIGFSTFHIYTAFFGTLEGIIQRVTHLGIALVLTFLLRPFLSKHAKSRPSLMDIAWAAVCIGATVYLIRENAELPFRMGLIYTADLIFGGLMIIAVFEAARRLVGVALPIVAGVTIAYAWLGPYLPSVIAHRGFSFKQIIHTLYLTTEGLFGIPIQVSSSFIVLFIILGALLKVSGAGQFFTDLAYGFFGRTRGGPAKVAIAGSSLFGMVSGSAIANVTATGIFTIPLMKRSGFDARFSGAVESVSSTGGQLVPPIMGAAAFLIAEILGISYLDVAVAAAIPALLYYATLFVAVDLRAAKIGLRGTPRDQLPDPVAVLLNGGYLFLVPVTLVYLLAGPQFSPLKAAVYTIGVNLLLFFGREVSLLPRKLALTIGVAVAAGHLVFLLGADLFGGRVVAFFYIGLVVALWFLTRRRRDAASQFVHGYIGRCGIGLREGAMAALEVAAACAMSGIIIGMFMLTGLGLRLSGVLVDLSGGSLPVLLILTALASLILGMGLPTVAAYIVLSVLVAPSLINMGVVPIAAHLFIFYFGIISAITPPVALAAYAASAISGANPMQTGLTALKLGLAGFIIPFMIIYSPQLLMQGQWYEIVLATLTAFVGAAALAAGLEGYLIARMNLIERALLCVAGFLLIFHGLMTDLSGGALILLTIVTQAMRARRSVVSLQ comes from the coding sequence ATGGAGGTCACTTTGCCAGTGCATGCCGAAGCTCGACCGGAAACCGGAAAATCCCAATCGCCGGAACAGTCAAGGGTTGTCGAAGACGCCGAGGGGGGACTCGTCCGGCGTTTGTCGACACTGTCGCCATTCTGGCTGTATCTGACCTCGACGCTCGCGATCGGTTTTTCCACATTTCATATTTATACGGCGTTCTTCGGCACTCTGGAGGGCATCATTCAGCGCGTGACCCATTTGGGCATCGCGCTGGTCCTGACCTTCCTTCTGCGTCCGTTCCTGTCGAAACATGCCAAGTCGCGGCCAAGCCTGATGGACATCGCCTGGGCGGCCGTTTGCATTGGTGCCACAGTGTATCTTATCCGCGAAAACGCGGAACTTCCGTTCCGAATGGGCCTGATCTACACGGCGGACCTGATTTTCGGCGGCCTCATGATCATCGCGGTTTTCGAGGCAGCCCGGCGATTGGTCGGAGTGGCGTTGCCGATCGTGGCGGGGGTCACGATTGCTTACGCCTGGCTCGGGCCCTACCTGCCGTCGGTCATCGCTCATCGCGGATTCAGCTTCAAGCAGATCATCCACACGCTTTACCTGACCACCGAGGGGCTGTTCGGCATACCGATCCAGGTCAGTTCCTCGTTCATCGTCCTTTTCATTATCCTTGGCGCGTTGTTGAAGGTGTCCGGTGCCGGGCAGTTCTTCACCGATCTTGCTTACGGCTTCTTCGGGCGAACGAGAGGCGGGCCGGCAAAGGTCGCAATTGCGGGCAGCAGTCTGTTCGGCATGGTGAGCGGCAGCGCCATCGCGAATGTTACGGCCACGGGAATTTTCACCATTCCATTGATGAAACGCAGCGGGTTCGACGCGCGGTTCTCCGGCGCGGTAGAGTCGGTCTCTTCAACGGGCGGTCAACTCGTCCCACCGATCATGGGCGCTGCGGCATTCCTCATTGCCGAAATTCTCGGCATTTCCTATCTCGATGTCGCCGTCGCCGCGGCGATACCGGCTTTGCTCTACTACGCGACCTTGTTCGTGGCGGTCGATCTTCGGGCCGCCAAGATCGGCCTGAGGGGCACCCCCCGCGACCAGCTGCCCGATCCCGTAGCGGTGCTCCTGAACGGAGGGTATCTGTTCCTGGTGCCGGTGACGCTGGTCTATCTGCTGGCGGGGCCGCAGTTCTCGCCGCTCAAGGCAGCCGTTTATACCATTGGCGTCAATCTGCTGCTGTTCTTCGGCCGCGAAGTCAGCCTGTTGCCGCGCAAACTGGCGCTCACCATCGGTGTGGCCGTTGCGGCCGGTCATCTGGTGTTCTTGCTGGGGGCGGATCTGTTCGGCGGGCGTGTCGTGGCCTTTTTCTACATCGGTCTTGTGGTCGCCTTGTGGTTTCTCACCCGCCGCCGACGCGATGCCGCCTCGCAATTCGTGCACGGCTATATCGGCCGCTGCGGCATCGGCTTGCGTGAAGGCGCCATGGCCGCGCTCGAAGTGGCGGCCGCTTGTGCGATGTCGGGGATCATCATCGGCATGTTCATGCTGACCGGTCTCGGCCTTCGCCTGTCGGGCGTACTGGTCGATCTTTCCGGCGGAAGCCTGCCGGTGCTGTTGATTCTGACGGCGCTGGCCTCGCTCATTCTGGGAATGGGGCTGCCGACGGTGGCCGCTTATATCGTGCTGTCGGTCCTGGTCGCGCCCAGCCTGATCAATATGGGCGTCGTGCCGATTGCCGCCCACCTTTTCATCTTCTATTTCGGGATCATTTCGGCAATCACGCCGCCTGTCGCCCTTGCCGCCTATGCCGCGAGCGCGATATCCGGCGCCAACCCGATGCAAACGGGGCTGACGGCGCTCAAACTCGGGCTGGCCGGCTTCATCATCCCGTTCATGATCATCTACAGCCCGCAACTGCTGATGCAGGGGCAATGGTACGAAATCGTGCTTGCGACATTGACTGCCTTTGTCGGCGCGGCGGCGTTGGCCGCCGGACTGGAAGGGTACCTGATCGCGCGCATGAACCTGATCGAGCGGGCGCTGCTGTGTGTGGCGGGCTTCCTGCTGATCTTCCACGGACTCATGACGGATCTGTCCGGTGGGGCATTGATACTACTGACAATCGTAACTCAGGCCATGAGGGCGCGCAGAAGCGTCGTCTCATTACAATAG